In Diorhabda carinulata isolate Delta chromosome 6, icDioCari1.1, whole genome shotgun sequence, a single genomic region encodes these proteins:
- the LOC130895670 gene encoding scavenger receptor class B member 1-like isoform X2 yields the protein MFRLERFLTCCSAIVSTSVKYLEGLIRLKAAIIIAVVGLIAVLSGTFIHVVNPYDLIFKWKLIFEKGGEIYELWRAPPVELYLKVYLWNITNKEEYMSGLENQLRMEEVGPYVYRELMKHENVTFNDNGTLTAVPKHPLVWVPEYSQGNLEEDLLVLPNIALLSIADVVSDKSYFTRIGLNLLIRQTESQPLVTMTAREFMFGYYSSILTLGNNFMPTWITFDKLGLIDRMYDFDGDYETVYDGQKFGLNNIGLIEKYRGDTKIPQWDSPCGDISGASDGTKFQGYIEPNDTLLFFRKSMCRAKKLIKVNETITSGLKAYIYNFDPEADDNGWDRENNKCFCKDPTNCKPRGLLDVRGCYYGFPIALSNPHFLDGDKILSANVIGMNPDPKKHRTFFVIQPDSGLPLQLAVRFQINMHLRNIKTIANCERFDNIVLPLLWAEISMNKLPDFLETRFRMYLNVLPLVEKCFMIIFLAGGVLFFLVSLYKFVRVSRSRFRHQEPWIEDELVYNIDRKLSSYIPARSSSLTAKELEVYIDSMVPLTDSEQSVDDNEQELDTSHEQSALVG from the exons ccGCCATTATAATAGCTGTTGTTGGGTTAATAGCTGTGTTGTCAGGAACATTCATTCATGTGGTTAATCCATACGATCTAATATTCAAATGg AAATTAATCTTTGAAAAGGGCGGAGAGATTTACGAGCTCTGGAGGGCGCCACCAGTAGAACTATATCTCAAAGTTTATCTGTGgaatataacaaataaagaGGAATATATGAGTGGCTTAGAAAATCAACTGCGCATGGAAGAAGTTGGTCCGTATGTCTATAg GGAACTAATGAAACACGAAAACGTTACTTTCAACGATAACGGCACGTTAACAGCAGTTCCAAAACATCCTTTGGTATGGGTACCTGAATATTCACAGGGAAATTTAGAGGAAGATTTGTTGGTATTGCCCAACATTGCCTTATTG agtATAGCAGACGTGGTTTCTGATAAATCATACTTCACTAGGATAGGTCTGAATTTACTCATTAGACAGACAGAGAGTCAACCTTTAGTTACGATGACAGCGAGAGAATTCATGTTTGGATATTACAGCAGTATTTTAACGTTAGGAAATAATTTCATGCCTACTTGGATCACTTTCGATAAACTCGGTCTGATTGATAGG atgtACGACTTCGATGGAGATTATGAAACGGTTTACGACGGTCAAAAATTCGGTCTCAATAATATTggtttaatagaaaaataccGAGGAGACACTAAAATTCCCCAGTGGGATAGTCCATGTGGCGATATATCAGGAGCTTCGGATGGTACAAAGTTTCAAGGGTACATAGAACCCAACGATACCCTATtgtttttcagaaaaagtatgTGCAGAGCTAAAAAACTG atAAAAGTGAATGAAACCATCACCAGTGGCCTTAAAgcttatatttataatttcgatCCTGAAGCCGATGACAACGGTTGGGATCGTGAAAATAACAAATGTTTTTGCAAAGACCCCACCAATTGTAAACCCAGAGGTCTTTTAGACGTACGAGGGTGCTACTACGGGTTCCCAATCGCCCTTAGCAATCCTCATTTCCTCGATGGAGACAAAATCCTTTCTGCTAACGTCATCGGAATGAATCCAGATCCCAAGAAACACAGGACTTTCTTCGTTATTCAACCT GATTCAGGTCTTCCTCTCCAATTAGCTGTTAGGTTTCAAATTAACATGCAtctaagaaatataaaaaccatTGCGAACTGTGAGAGATTCGATAACATAGTACTACCTTTACTTTGGGCTGAAATA TCCATGAATAAACTGCCAGATTTTTTGGAGACCCGTTTCAGGATGTACCTAAACGTGTTGCCTCTagtagaaaaatgtttcatgaTAATATTCCTGGCGGGTGGTGTGCTTTTCTTCTTGGTATCGTTGTATAAATTCGTCAGGGTATCGAGGAGCCGATTTAGACACCAAGAACCTTGGATAGAAGACGAATTGGTCTACAACATCGATAGGAAACTGAGCAGCTACATTCCTGCTAGATCATCTAGTTTAACGGCGAAGGAACTGGAGGTTTATATCGATAGTATGGTGCCTCTTACGGACAGTGAACAAAGCGTAGACGATAATGAACAAGAACTTGATACGAGTCACGAACAAAGTGCTTTGGTCGGTTAA
- the LOC130895670 gene encoding scavenger receptor class B member 1-like isoform X1 — MKDFFTIWNSILGTTYDAVSTNQTKKAEIYGETQKIHKPPGYKSAIIIAVVGLIAVLSGTFIHVVNPYDLIFKWKLIFEKGGEIYELWRAPPVELYLKVYLWNITNKEEYMSGLENQLRMEEVGPYVYRELMKHENVTFNDNGTLTAVPKHPLVWVPEYSQGNLEEDLLVLPNIALLSIADVVSDKSYFTRIGLNLLIRQTESQPLVTMTAREFMFGYYSSILTLGNNFMPTWITFDKLGLIDRMYDFDGDYETVYDGQKFGLNNIGLIEKYRGDTKIPQWDSPCGDISGASDGTKFQGYIEPNDTLLFFRKSMCRAKKLIKVNETITSGLKAYIYNFDPEADDNGWDRENNKCFCKDPTNCKPRGLLDVRGCYYGFPIALSNPHFLDGDKILSANVIGMNPDPKKHRTFFVIQPDSGLPLQLAVRFQINMHLRNIKTIANCERFDNIVLPLLWAEISMNKLPDFLETRFRMYLNVLPLVEKCFMIIFLAGGVLFFLVSLYKFVRVSRSRFRHQEPWIEDELVYNIDRKLSSYIPARSSSLTAKELEVYIDSMVPLTDSEQSVDDNEQELDTSHEQSALVG; from the exons ATGAAGGACTTTTTTACAATTTGGAATAGTATACTAGGAACTACGTACGATGCAGTTAGCACTAACCAAACTAAAAAAGCAGAAATATACGGGGAGACACAAAAAATACATAAACCTCCCGGGTACAAAt ccGCCATTATAATAGCTGTTGTTGGGTTAATAGCTGTGTTGTCAGGAACATTCATTCATGTGGTTAATCCATACGATCTAATATTCAAATGg AAATTAATCTTTGAAAAGGGCGGAGAGATTTACGAGCTCTGGAGGGCGCCACCAGTAGAACTATATCTCAAAGTTTATCTGTGgaatataacaaataaagaGGAATATATGAGTGGCTTAGAAAATCAACTGCGCATGGAAGAAGTTGGTCCGTATGTCTATAg GGAACTAATGAAACACGAAAACGTTACTTTCAACGATAACGGCACGTTAACAGCAGTTCCAAAACATCCTTTGGTATGGGTACCTGAATATTCACAGGGAAATTTAGAGGAAGATTTGTTGGTATTGCCCAACATTGCCTTATTG agtATAGCAGACGTGGTTTCTGATAAATCATACTTCACTAGGATAGGTCTGAATTTACTCATTAGACAGACAGAGAGTCAACCTTTAGTTACGATGACAGCGAGAGAATTCATGTTTGGATATTACAGCAGTATTTTAACGTTAGGAAATAATTTCATGCCTACTTGGATCACTTTCGATAAACTCGGTCTGATTGATAGG atgtACGACTTCGATGGAGATTATGAAACGGTTTACGACGGTCAAAAATTCGGTCTCAATAATATTggtttaatagaaaaataccGAGGAGACACTAAAATTCCCCAGTGGGATAGTCCATGTGGCGATATATCAGGAGCTTCGGATGGTACAAAGTTTCAAGGGTACATAGAACCCAACGATACCCTATtgtttttcagaaaaagtatgTGCAGAGCTAAAAAACTG atAAAAGTGAATGAAACCATCACCAGTGGCCTTAAAgcttatatttataatttcgatCCTGAAGCCGATGACAACGGTTGGGATCGTGAAAATAACAAATGTTTTTGCAAAGACCCCACCAATTGTAAACCCAGAGGTCTTTTAGACGTACGAGGGTGCTACTACGGGTTCCCAATCGCCCTTAGCAATCCTCATTTCCTCGATGGAGACAAAATCCTTTCTGCTAACGTCATCGGAATGAATCCAGATCCCAAGAAACACAGGACTTTCTTCGTTATTCAACCT GATTCAGGTCTTCCTCTCCAATTAGCTGTTAGGTTTCAAATTAACATGCAtctaagaaatataaaaaccatTGCGAACTGTGAGAGATTCGATAACATAGTACTACCTTTACTTTGGGCTGAAATA TCCATGAATAAACTGCCAGATTTTTTGGAGACCCGTTTCAGGATGTACCTAAACGTGTTGCCTCTagtagaaaaatgtttcatgaTAATATTCCTGGCGGGTGGTGTGCTTTTCTTCTTGGTATCGTTGTATAAATTCGTCAGGGTATCGAGGAGCCGATTTAGACACCAAGAACCTTGGATAGAAGACGAATTGGTCTACAACATCGATAGGAAACTGAGCAGCTACATTCCTGCTAGATCATCTAGTTTAACGGCGAAGGAACTGGAGGTTTATATCGATAGTATGGTGCCTCTTACGGACAGTGAACAAAGCGTAGACGATAATGAACAAGAACTTGATACGAGTCACGAACAAAGTGCTTTGGTCGGTTAA